One window of the Diospyros lotus cultivar Yz01 chromosome 12, ASM1463336v1, whole genome shotgun sequence genome contains the following:
- the LOC127786732 gene encoding monocopper oxidase-like protein SKU5 → MASLSVLSVFFICLRLCLAEDPFVSYEFVVSYITVSPLGVPQQVIAINDHFPGPTINATTNNNVAVNVRNKLDEDLLITWAGIQQRRSSWQDGVLGTNCPIPPKWNWTYQFQVKDQIGSYFYFPSLNFQRASGGFGGFIINNRAIIPIPFAAPDGDITILIGDWYTRNHTALRRALNGGKDLGMPDGVLINGKGPYRYNDTLVPDGIDYETIEVHPGKTYRFRVHNVGISTSLNFRIQNHNLLMAETEGSYTVQQNYTNLDIHVGQSYSFLVTMDQNASSDYYIVASARFVNESLWQRVTGVAILHYSNSKGKASGPLPDPPNDQYDKTFSMNQARSIRWNVSASGARPNPQGSFRYGSINVTDVYVLKNKPPVTINGKRRTTLNGISFVNPTTPIRLADQFKVKGVYKLDFPNKPITGPPKMETSIINGTYKGFMEVILQNNDTKVQSYHMDGYAFFVVGMDYGEWSENSRGTYNKWDGTARVTTQVFPGAWTAILISLDNVGVWNLRTENLDSWYLGQETYVRVVNPELNNKTEFPIPDNALFCGALAKMQKPQDVSSALPTKGSNRSNLFSGLIMMMCAVVFIFH, encoded by the exons ATGGCCTCCCTTAGTGTTCTCTCAGTGTTCTTCATCTGCTTGAGACTCTGCCTCGCTGAAGATCCGTTTGTTAGCTACGAGTTTGTGGTGTCTTACATTACTGTTTCTCCTTTAGGTGTTCCCCAACAG GTTATTGCCATTAATGACCATTTTCCAGGGCCTACCATTAATGCCACTACTAATAACAATGTAGCGGTCAATGTACGGAACAAATTAGATGAGGACCTTCTCATCACTTG GGCTGGTATTCAACAGAGGAGAAGTTCTTGGCAAGATGGGGTGCTCGGCACAAATTGTCCAATTCCTCCCAAGTGGAACTGGACTTACCAGTTCCAAGTTAAGGATCAGATTGGGAGTTACTTTTACTTCCCGTCCCTTAATTTTCAACGGGCTTCGGGTGGTTTTGGTGGCTTCATTATTAATAATAGGGCTATAATTCCAATTCCTTTTGCAGCCCCAGATGGGGATATCACAATTTTGATTGGTGATTGGTACACTCGAAACCACACG GCTCTGAGAAGAGCCCTTAACGGAGGGAAAGACCTTGGGATGCCAGATGGTGTTCTTATCAACGGGAAAGGACCTTACAGATATAACGACACACTTGTTCCTGATGGCATTGACTATGAAACAATTGAAGTTCACCCAG GAAAAACATATCGCTTTCGTGTACATAATGTTGGGATATCAACTAGTTTGAACTTCAGAATTCAGAACCATAACCTACTTATGGCAGAAACAGAGGGATCATATACAGTGCAACAGAATTATACTAACTTAGATATTCATGTTGGACAATCTTATTCTTTCTTGGTAACCATGGATCAGAATGCAAGTAGTGACTACTACATTGTAGCAAGTGCCAGGTTCGTGAATGAATCACTCTGGCAAAGAGTTACTGGTGTTGCCATCTTGCACTACTCAAATTCAAAAGGAAAAGCGTCGGGTCCCCTTCCAGATCCACCAAACGATCAGTATGATAAAACTTTCTCAATGAACCAGGCAAGATCTATCAG GTGGAATGTGTCTGCCAGTGGTGCTCGCCCTAATCCACAAGGTTCTTTTAGATATGGCTCAATTAATGTGACTGATGTTTATGTGTTGAAAAACAAGCCACCAGTGACTATCAATGGGAAACGGCGAACAACCCTCAATGGGATCTCATTTGTCAATCCTACAACACCAATCAGGCTTGCTGACCAATTCAAAGTGAAGGGAGTGTATAAGCTTGATTTCCCCAATAAGCCAATTACAGGGCCACCTAAGATGGAAACATCAATTATTAATGGTACATATAAGGGATTTATGGAAGTTATATTGCAAAATAATGACACCAAGGTGCAAAGCTATCACATGGATGGATATGCCTTTTTTGTGGTTGG AATGGATTATGGTGAGTGGTCAGAGAATAGCAGGGGCACGTATAATAAGTGGGATGGTACTGCTCGAGTTACAACGCAG GTTTTTCCTGGGGCATGGACGGCAATCTTAATCTCACTTGACAATGTTGGAGTTTGGAATTTGAGAACAGAAAACCTTGACTCATGGTATCTTGGTCAAGAGACATACGTCAGAGTTGTCAATCCAGAGCTCAATAACAAAACTGAGTTTCCCATTCCAGATAATGCTCTTTTTTGTGGTGCCCTTGCTAAAATGCAAAA GCCACAAGATGTGTCTTCGGCATTGCCAACCAAGGGTAGTAATAGATCGAATCTGTTCTCGGGTCTGATCATGATGATGTGTGCtgtagttttcattttccacTAA
- the LOC127786733 gene encoding axial regulator YABBY 1-like, which yields MSSSSTLSLDHLPPSEQLCYVHCNICDTVLAVSVPCTSLFKTVTVRCGHCTNLLPLNMRGLLLSSPNQLHQLGHSFFSPSHNLLGEIPNPSQNFLINQMNQSEFGIPTRGGVDELPRPPVTNRPPEKRQRVPSAYNRFIKEEIQRIKAGNPDISHREAFSAAAKNWAHFPHIHFGLMPDNQTVKKNTGRQQQEGEDVLIKDGFFASANVGFSPY from the exons ATGTCCTCCTCTTCTACCTTGTCATTGGACCACCTCCCTCCTTCCGAGCAGCTCTGCTATGTCCATTGCAACATCTGCGACACCGTCCTCGCG GTGAGTGTTCCTTGCACCAGCTTGTTCAAGACTGTCACAGTTCGATGCGGCCACTgcaccaatctcttgcccttgAACATGCGAGGCTTGCTTCTTTCTTCACCCAATCAGCTTCACCAGCTGGGTcactctttcttctctccttccCATAATCTTTTG GGAGAGATCCCAAACCCTAGCCAGAACTTCTTGATCAACCAGATGAACCAGTCTGAGTTTGGCATACCAACCAGAGGAGGAGTTGATGAGCTTCCAAGGCCTCCAGTCACCAACAGAC CTCCGGAGAAGAGACAGAGAGTCCCCTCTGCCTACAACCGCTTCATCAA GGAAGAGATCCAACGCATCAAAGCAGGAAATCCCGATATTAGCCACAGAGAGGCCTTCAGTGCTGCTGCCAAGAAT TGGGCCCATTTTCCGCACATCCACTTCGGTCTCATGCCTGATAATCAGACGGTGAAGAAGAACACCGGTCGCCAGCAGCAG GAAGGGGAAGATGTGCTCATTAAAGATGGCTTCTTTGCTTCAGCTAATGTGGGTTTCTCTCCTTACTGA